GTCATTTAGGGATGCTGACGAGGGCGATGCTCCGAACAACTACAAGGGCTatgggtcttttttttttcataagatGAAAATGAGGGCGCATGCTTACTAACGCTCAAGGTAAAGCTACAGCAGTTCTGTTAGAGAAGGTGTCTGTTTGCATTAAACCGGTTTTAGCTCACTATTTGATCAGGCTAACAGTCATGTTAGCTGTAATGGCAGTTACAATGGAACCTGTTGTTAATTTCTATGGTTAGCCTATTTATAATCTTTTTAGGCCTGTAATGCATTTGAGCCAGTGTGTTAAATTGTAAATGTGTCTTTGTTTATATCATAATACTATCATTTGATGTTTAGTGTTTAGGTAATAGAAGTGTGCGTGCATACGTCAGCAGAAGAGACGTCCTCCTCAGCGCGCGAGCTCCTCAGCTGTCAACTGTAGGACTAATTGTTCTCCTACAAAGGACTGTACAGTCCATGTCTTTGGACGTAATTTCAACCCTTTTTACTTCTGTAAGTGATATTATACTGAAACGTTTCATAACCTAGTCATTCTATTTCTTAATAATAGTttgtaatagtttgttttttttgttttgtttgctatTGGTCATAGAAAACACAATGGAAGTTATTGTGGCCTGTGCATTTCTTTGCCTTTGTTTTTGGACTGCTCTCTACTTTACCCTATGTAGGGTTAATAGATTGCATAGTTATGAATGGAATTGTCGCCTTGTGACCCTGTTGCATGGCATCTCAGCAATATGCACCACCACATTCATTGGCTATGTGGATGGACCATGGCCTTTTGATAATCCAGGTAAGAGTCTTTCAACTACTCTTAACAAATAGCTATATTAGTGTCATTAAAGACTTAAATCCAACTTCACATCTACTTCCATATAACTGCTGTTTTGCATAAATGTGTTAAGGTAAGGTCGTTTTTATTGTGCCACAACAGGAGAGTTTGTCTCAGGCACTTGGTACTGCatcatacagtatatacagttgCACAACAAACTGGCAGTTTTAACTCttaggtgtttttttcttctctctctgtcacaggCACCCTGAATACACCTCTACAGATAAGTGCCTTGGTGTTTAGCCTGGGTTACTTTATGTTTGACATGGCTTGGTGTGTTTACTTCCGCACAGAAGGTCCTGTTATGCTCGCCCATCACACTGTTAGCATCCTGGGAATCCTATTGACCCTGTGGCTGGGGGAGTCTGGCATCGAATCTTGTGCAGTGCTCTTTGGCACTGAAATCACAAACCCTCTTTTGCAGACGCGCTGGTTCCTGAAACAAACTGGACACTACGATACCACACTTGGACACATTGTTGACATACTGTTTGTGCTTCTATTTATTGTAATGCGCGTCTTTGTGGGAGGCACAATGCTGTATTGTGAACTGATCTCTCCAAGACCAAGATTCTTTATTAagtgtgtgggtgtggccaTGTACGCTTTGTCTTGGATATTCGTGGTGGACATTGTTCAATTTGCCATAAGGAAGAGCACCAACTGGCACAGACAACAAAAAGATCACAAAACTACAGCAGTAAATTGTCTTAATGACAAAAAGGACTAGGCCTAATAGAAAGTATTATCCACAGATTTCAAAATAACCTTTGTATTCACACCAGTTTccagtttttcaatattttaataaAGCTAATATATTGTAGTTTATATAATGTGCACATGTCACTTTCTAATAATTTGTGTAAATATTGACTGGAAACTAAAATCCAATGCTCTCAGgtcttaaaacatgtttttttttatttattttttttattattattattgttttgtaggTCTGTGTGGAACTACTCATGTTTATTAACCATTTTGTAGATATGTAGTATGTATGGATGAAcatttaacctcctaagacccaagctcttgcatgacatgctttattaatttctctttattatttaggctgatttggacctgatgagtgtaaaaacaaagaattgtctttttacattatgtagtttctgagaaaagcgatgcaaaacaaatgtcctcatatggtgacattttaatgattttgataaaacatttgaataatgatttgcaaaaactattactactattatttgtcctgaatgtaaaaacaaaatcagaaacaacaattgtgcctcttggaacaatgtctctcatgtgaagtgctgctgacaaagcaggaagacatatgcctttacaaaaaaaaaaaaataataaaataaaatattctaaacattctataCTTTAACAAATTttctaaattgaatatatttacattgtttttgttcttgtatgctgttattcttcatcaaaaaatttgcattgtggcctagacaacccaaaatgtgttgtccacatacgTGGACGCCAGGTCCTAGGCGGTTAATGCTCATCCACACATAGCcattatttatttctatattaaatgtgtttacgtTATACTATTTAACACACAGTGCTATGTTTTTGTATAAGTGGCTGTGCCTTAAATAAGGACTTCTAATTTATATGATGTCTTGACAAACAAACTTGCAATTACTGTGATTGTCCACATGATGGTGTCATCGTAACTCTTTGGTTAAATATCAAACGGCATGTGTACTTCACTGAGTTATGTTCAGATAGAGACTGATACagcatgtttttctatatttcaCCATCAGgcgatttttttatttattattttattgtttatgattgtataatgtgtgttttttatggatAAAGTGGCCAGCCTGCATCCTCTCtaagcatcttttttttttttgtgatcaaatttttttttaatcttactgAGTATTGATGGGACTACAAGCTGCAACTAAGTTACAGCTCTACTTtatcacaaaatatttaaacatacattttaaaagcagagTAAATGTATAAAGTTTATAACGGGACCCCGTTACTCTGTTTCAATGGCAAATACGTCAATAGTGGTCAAGGCCGTGCAAATTGGCCTTTGGTcatatttataaaacattttggcaGCTTCTTGGGGCAGAAACGGGAGTTTTGTCCCATCTCCCGGCGGAAGTGGTCAGTGAGAGGAGCGCTGTTGGATCCCAGTGCTAGCTGGCTGGCTAGGGCGTTGCTAGCGGTAGAAAGCGGGTTTTGATGAGTCTCCGCTTGTTATCCACTCACTCGAATCGTGTAATGCGTCGGAAAAAACGCTAGTTAGTGTTTATTCTATGTTTTCCGCacatttgtgctttgttttaggTTTACGGGGGACTGTTGGTTACTTTTTGTCCCGTTAGCTGGCCACTGCTAGCCCCCTTTCCATCCACGGGAATTGTACCGAGAAACGACCAATTCTGGATGGAAACATGGAGTCAAGAAGTGCTGCGCTGTGCTAACTCTCTCCACTGGATTTGATTCTTCAAGGAGACTTTCT
This Periophthalmus magnuspinnatus isolate fPerMag1 chromosome 13, fPerMag1.2.pri, whole genome shotgun sequence DNA region includes the following protein-coding sequences:
- the tlcd5a gene encoding TLC domain-containing protein 5a — translated: MEVIVACAFLCLCFWTALYFTLCRVNRLHSYEWNCRLVTLLHGISAICTTTFIGYVDGPWPFDNPGTLNTPLQISALVFSLGYFMFDMAWCVYFRTEGPVMLAHHTVSILGILLTLWLGESGIESCAVLFGTEITNPLLQTRWFLKQTGHYDTTLGHIVDILFVLLFIVMRVFVGGTMLYCELISPRPRFFIKCVGVAMYALSWIFVVDIVQFAIRKSTNWHRQQKDHKTTAVNCLNDKKD